One genomic segment of Roseovarius carneus includes these proteins:
- a CDS encoding PQQ-like beta-propeller repeat protein, whose product MKLNTMIWGLAAVTVLSGCAADDPLLTGEREGIREVLSSDLAAPEVSQVPGSGAPNVAEELRLPAVATNADWPQRIGSPGTRPAHPALSSAPGLIWSASIGEGDGARSRITADPVVAGGRVFAMDANAQVTAVSTSGATLWTRSLVPANDSPKDGSGGGIAFGDGKLFVSSGFGRIHALDPATGAEIWMQELRATGAASPAVNGKLVYIVAGSEAAWALDTDTGRIAWRLTATPDVNNIHGGPAPAVSDKYAVFAFGSGEVQGAFRQGGLRLWDAQIAGRREGLAQSSIADITGDPVIRGDRLYVGNHSGRMVALRLANGARIWTANEGPLSPVWATDEAVFLVSDRNELVRLRAEDGSRVWGAKLPFFTKDRPRRQAEVFAHHGPVLAGGQLVVASNDGFLRFFDPVSGTLRRQIEVPGGATTNPVVAGGTLYVVSTKGTLHAFR is encoded by the coding sequence GTGAAACTGAATACGATGATCTGGGGCCTTGCGGCCGTGACGGTTCTCTCTGGATGTGCGGCTGACGATCCTCTGCTGACGGGCGAGCGTGAAGGCATCCGCGAAGTGCTGAGTTCTGACCTTGCGGCGCCAGAGGTAAGCCAAGTGCCCGGATCGGGCGCGCCAAACGTTGCCGAAGAGCTGCGGCTGCCCGCTGTTGCCACCAACGCAGACTGGCCGCAGCGTATCGGCTCACCCGGCACGCGTCCGGCGCATCCCGCTCTGTCGTCGGCACCCGGTCTCATCTGGTCGGCCTCCATAGGTGAAGGTGATGGCGCACGCAGCCGCATTACGGCCGATCCGGTCGTGGCGGGCGGGCGTGTCTTTGCGATGGACGCCAATGCACAGGTCACAGCCGTCAGCACGTCAGGGGCAACGCTTTGGACACGCAGCCTCGTGCCTGCCAACGACTCGCCCAAGGATGGCAGCGGCGGCGGTATTGCCTTTGGCGACGGAAAGCTTTTCGTATCCTCCGGTTTTGGCCGTATCCACGCGCTTGATCCCGCCACGGGCGCTGAGATTTGGATGCAAGAGCTGCGCGCGACGGGCGCGGCTAGCCCTGCCGTCAATGGCAAGCTGGTTTATATTGTGGCTGGGTCTGAAGCGGCCTGGGCCCTCGACACCGATACTGGGCGCATCGCCTGGCGGCTGACGGCCACGCCGGATGTGAACAACATCCACGGCGGCCCGGCCCCGGCGGTATCGGATAAATATGCCGTCTTCGCTTTTGGCTCGGGCGAGGTTCAGGGTGCGTTCCGTCAAGGTGGCTTGCGTCTTTGGGACGCACAGATTGCCGGGCGCCGTGAGGGGCTTGCGCAATCGTCGATCGCGGATATCACGGGCGATCCCGTGATCCGGGGTGACAGGCTCTATGTCGGCAACCACTCGGGCCGAATGGTGGCCCTTCGCCTTGCCAATGGCGCGCGCATCTGGACCGCCAATGAGGGGCCTCTGAGCCCCGTATGGGCCACGGATGAGGCTGTGTTCCTCGTGTCGGACCGCAACGAGCTTGTGCGCCTGCGCGCCGAGGATGGCAGCCGTGTCTGGGGGGCGAAGCTGCCTTTCTTCACCAAGGATCGCCCGCGCCGTCAGGCCGAAGTCTTCGCCCATCACGGGCCGGTTCTTGCGGGGGGGCAGCTTGTCGTCGCCTCCAATGACGGCTTCTTGCGCTTCTTTGATCCGGTCTCGGGCACGCTGCGCCGCCAGATCGAAGTGCCCGGCGGTGCGACAACCAACCCTGTTGTGGCGGGTGGCACGCTCTACGTGGTGTCGACCAAAGGCACGCTTCACGCTTTCCGTTAG
- the der gene encoding ribosome biogenesis GTPase Der: MSFSLAIVGRPNVGKSTLFNRLVGKRLALVDDQPGVTRDLREGAARLGDLRFTVIDTAGLEEATDESLQGRMRKLTERAVDMADICLFMIDARAGVTPTDEIFAEILRKRAKHVILAANKGEGSAADAGVIEAYALGLGEPIRLSAEHGEGLNDLYSHLMPLSDAFAERAKTEAPDVDVAIDEDDPEGPRVPTKSKPLQVAVVGRPNAGKSTLINKILGEDRLLTGPEPGITRDAISLQIDWDGLPMRVFDTAGMRKKARVQEKLEKLSVGDGLRAVKFAEVVIVLLDADIPFEQQDLRIADLAEREGRAVVVAVNKWDLEQEKQEKLRDLRESFERLLPQLRGAPLVTVSAKTGKGLDRLRAAVEKAYDVWNRRVTTAHLNRWLTGMLEAHPPPAPGGRRIKMRYMTQAKTRPPGFVVMCSHPDKLPESYSRYLVNGLRVDFDMPGTPIRLHMRSQADKNPYKAKKKTTPSRLRKHLGRPPRD, encoded by the coding sequence ATGAGTTTCTCCCTCGCCATCGTGGGCCGCCCGAATGTGGGCAAATCCACGCTGTTCAACCGCCTTGTTGGCAAACGCCTTGCACTGGTCGATGACCAGCCGGGTGTGACACGCGATCTGCGCGAGGGCGCGGCGCGTCTGGGCGATCTGCGCTTTACCGTCATTGACACGGCGGGGCTGGAAGAGGCCACGGATGAAAGCCTTCAGGGCCGGATGCGAAAGCTGACCGAGCGGGCTGTGGATATGGCTGATATCTGCCTTTTCATGATTGATGCGCGGGCGGGCGTCACGCCCACCGATGAGATATTTGCCGAAATCCTTCGTAAGCGCGCAAAACACGTGATCCTTGCCGCCAATAAGGGCGAGGGGAGTGCCGCGGATGCGGGCGTGATTGAGGCCTATGCGCTGGGCCTTGGTGAGCCTATTCGCCTCTCGGCAGAGCATGGCGAAGGGCTCAATGATCTCTACAGCCATCTCATGCCGCTGTCCGATGCGTTCGCCGAGCGGGCCAAGACCGAGGCCCCCGATGTGGATGTGGCCATCGACGAGGATGACCCCGAAGGGCCGCGCGTGCCCACGAAATCAAAACCCCTTCAGGTGGCTGTGGTGGGTCGGCCCAATGCCGGAAAATCAACGCTGATCAACAAGATACTGGGCGAAGATCGCCTTCTGACCGGGCCAGAGCCGGGGATCACCCGCGATGCGATCTCGCTCCAGATTGACTGGGACGGTTTGCCGATGCGTGTCTTTGACACGGCGGGCATGCGCAAAAAGGCGCGCGTGCAGGAAAAGCTGGAAAAGCTGAGTGTGGGCGATGGTCTGCGTGCGGTAAAATTTGCAGAAGTGGTGATTGTGCTGCTGGATGCCGATATCCCGTTTGAGCAGCAAGACCTGCGTATCGCAGACCTTGCCGAGCGCGAGGGGCGCGCGGTGGTCGTCGCGGTCAACAAATGGGATCTGGAGCAAGAAAAACAGGAGAAGCTGCGCGATCTGCGCGAAAGCTTCGAGCGGCTCCTGCCACAGCTGCGCGGCGCGCCTTTGGTCACGGTCTCGGCCAAGACGGGCAAGGGGCTCGATCGGCTGCGCGCGGCGGTGGAGAAAGCCTATGATGTGTGGAACCGCCGCGTGACCACGGCGCATCTCAACCGCTGGCTCACGGGCATGCTGGAGGCGCACCCGCCCCCCGCACCGGGCGGACGGCGGATCAAGATGCGGTACATGACGCAGGCCAAAACGCGGCCACCGGGATTTGTCGTGATGTGCTCGCACCCCGATAAACTGCCCGAGAGCTATTCACGCTATCTCGTGAACGGGCTGCGCGTGGATTTCGATATGCCTGGCACGCCGATCCGTCTGCATATGCGCAGTCAGGCGGACAAGAACCCCTACAAGGCCAAGAAGAAAACGACGCCCTCACGGCTGCGCAAACATCTGGGCCGACCGCCCCGCGACTGA
- a CDS encoding DUF2235 domain-containing protein: protein MTCIAVFCDGTWNAADNVEPTHVVALSRTLVNDPRAGQVVADFAGSGTDRRFEDPFARFVNRWGGRGVWLGARYQGEASLSVLVPRLSAW from the coding sequence ATGACCTGTATTGCCGTGTTTTGCGATGGCACCTGGAATGCGGCTGATAATGTCGAGCCGACCCATGTTGTCGCGTTGAGCCGCACCTTGGTAAATGATCCTAGGGCGGGGCAGGTGGTGGCCGATTTCGCGGGGAGCGGCACGGATCGGCGGTTTGAAGACCCGTTTGCGCGGTTCGTGAACCGTTGGGGCGGGCGGGGCGTTTGGCTGGGGGCTCGATACCAAGGTGAAGCAAGCCTATCAGTTCTTGTGCCTCGCCTGTCGGCCTGGTGA
- the serS gene encoding serine--tRNA ligase, whose protein sequence is MHDIRAIRENPAAFDAALTRRPGVAPVSGDILALDSARRGKIAAAEAAQAEQNKASKEVGAAKAKGDEAEFERLRALVGAKKAEVAEMQAKAKALDVQLEEMLLSLPNLPFEDTPEGADEADNVEMRRWGTPATFDFAPKEHFELPGVMPGMNFELAAKLSGTRFVVLQGAVARIHRALAQFMIDTHVDENGLEETWTPVLVRDEMMLGTGQLPKFGEDSYRTTNGWWLVPTAEVTLTNIANGETWEEAALPRRYVAHTQCFRSEAGSAGRDTAGMLRQHQFEKVEMVSLTTPEASRDELDRMTGCAEGILEKLGLPYRTIALCTGDMGFGARRTHDIEVWLPGQNAFREISSVSVCGDFQARRMNARFKPEAGGKPQFMHTLNGSGLAVGRCLIAVLENGQSADGGVRLPVVLHPYLGGKTMLRADGMLA, encoded by the coding sequence ATGCATGATATCCGTGCGATCCGCGAAAACCCCGCCGCCTTCGACGCAGCCCTCACGCGCCGCCCTGGTGTGGCCCCCGTCTCGGGTGATATCCTCGCGCTGGACAGCGCCCGGCGCGGCAAGATCGCGGCCGCCGAGGCCGCTCAGGCCGAGCAGAACAAGGCCTCCAAGGAGGTGGGCGCGGCCAAAGCCAAGGGTGACGAGGCGGAATTCGAGCGACTTCGCGCCCTTGTCGGCGCGAAAAAGGCCGAGGTGGCCGAGATGCAGGCCAAGGCCAAAGCGCTGGATGTGCAGCTTGAAGAGATGCTGCTAAGCCTGCCCAACCTGCCTTTTGAGGACACGCCCGAGGGCGCGGATGAGGCCGACAATGTCGAGATGCGCCGCTGGGGCACGCCGGCAACCTTTGATTTCGCCCCCAAGGAGCATTTTGAGCTGCCCGGCGTCATGCCGGGCATGAATTTTGAATTGGCAGCCAAGCTGAGCGGCACGCGGTTCGTGGTCCTGCAAGGCGCCGTGGCGCGCATCCACAGGGCGCTCGCGCAATTCATGATCGACACGCATGTGGACGAGAACGGGCTGGAGGAGACTTGGACGCCGGTTCTGGTGCGAGATGAGATGATGCTGGGCACCGGGCAATTGCCAAAATTCGGCGAGGACAGCTACCGCACCACAAATGGCTGGTGGCTCGTGCCCACGGCGGAGGTGACGCTGACCAACATCGCCAATGGCGAGACATGGGAGGAGGCCGCGCTGCCGCGCCGCTATGTGGCGCACACGCAATGCTTCCGCTCCGAGGCCGGAAGCGCCGGGCGCGACACCGCCGGGATGCTGCGCCAGCACCAGTTCGAGAAGGTGGAGATGGTCAGCCTGACCACCCCTGAGGCAAGCCGCGACGAGCTGGACCGCATGACCGGCTGCGCGGAAGGTATCTTGGAAAAGCTCGGCCTGCCCTATCGCACCATCGCGCTTTGCACCGGCGACATGGGCTTCGGCGCGCGGCGCACCCATGACATTGAGGTCTGGCTGCCGGGGCAGAACGCCTTCCGCGAGATAAGCTCCGTCTCCGTCTGCGGCGATTTCCAAGCCCGCCGGATGAATGCCCGCTTCAAGCCCGAGGCGGGGGGCAAGCCGCAATTCATGCACACGCTCAACGGCTCGGGGCTGGCGGTGGGGCGCTGCTTGATCGCAGTGCTGGAGAACGGGCAAAGCGCCGATGGGGGCGTGCGCCTGCCAGTGGTGCTGCACCCCTATCTGGGCGGCAAGACGATGCTGCGCGCGGACGGTATGCTCGCTTAA
- a CDS encoding T6SS phospholipase effector Tle1-like catalytic domain-containing protein: MKQAYQFLCLACRPGDPIYLFGFSRGAFTARSVAGMIRKRALIEGPIEARPEYRPGSLFTGAPAPRPGPQQPDR, translated from the coding sequence GTGAAGCAAGCCTATCAGTTCTTGTGCCTCGCCTGTCGGCCTGGTGACCCTATTTACCTTTTCGGGTTCTCACGCGGCGCGTTTACCGCGCGGTCGGTTGCTGGGATGATCCGCAAACGTGCGCTGATAGAGGGTCCGATCGAGGCGCGGCCCGAGTATCGCCCCGGAAGCCTCTTTACAGGGGCGCCCGCGCCGCGGCCGGGGCCGCAGCAGCCGGATCGTTAA
- a CDS encoding efflux RND transporter periplasmic adaptor subunit produces MRILPIVTAVIVSVAIYAFVFERDSAATLLGGPDEPPEAAQQTNEAGPDIAAQAPIGVVAMHSVAQTIDSAVIVRGQTEALRQVDVRAETSGKIVSDPLRKGAFVDEGALLCRLNPATRLTSLAEAKARRDEAEARVPEAAARLAEARSRLEEAQINDNAAQQLSEGGFASAVRVAGTKASVSAAEAAVQGAKSGLDAARTGISSADASIAVWEEEIDRLEIRAPFAGMLETDTAELGSLLQDGALCGTVIQLDPIKLVGFVPETEVDRIAPGARAGATTVSGRQVEGRVTFLSRSADPETRTFRVEIEVSNADLSLRDGQTAEILISSDGTPAHLLPQSALTLNDEGTLGLRVLAEGARAEFMPVRLLRDTVDGVWLADLPDTLDVIIIGQEYVTDGVAIAPSFEGIAQ; encoded by the coding sequence ATGCGAATTCTTCCAATAGTAACAGCGGTTATCGTCTCCGTGGCGATTTACGCCTTCGTGTTTGAGCGCGACAGCGCCGCCACCCTCCTCGGCGGCCCCGACGAGCCCCCCGAGGCGGCGCAGCAAACAAACGAGGCTGGCCCCGACATTGCCGCGCAAGCGCCCATCGGTGTGGTTGCCATGCACTCGGTCGCGCAAACCATCGACAGTGCAGTCATCGTGCGCGGCCAGACCGAGGCGTTGCGGCAGGTGGATGTGCGCGCCGAGACCTCGGGCAAGATCGTGTCCGACCCCCTGCGCAAAGGGGCATTTGTCGATGAAGGCGCGCTTTTGTGCCGCCTCAACCCCGCGACCCGCCTCACAAGCCTCGCAGAGGCCAAGGCGCGCCGCGATGAGGCCGAAGCCCGCGTGCCAGAGGCCGCCGCCCGCCTTGCAGAGGCGCGCTCGCGGCTTGAGGAGGCACAGATCAACGACAATGCCGCGCAGCAGCTCAGCGAGGGTGGCTTTGCCTCCGCCGTGCGCGTGGCAGGCACCAAGGCATCGGTCAGCGCGGCCGAGGCCGCTGTGCAGGGCGCCAAATCAGGGCTGGACGCGGCCCGCACCGGAATTTCCTCGGCGGATGCGTCTATTGCGGTGTGGGAAGAAGAGATAGACCGCCTTGAGATCCGCGCGCCCTTTGCCGGGATGTTGGAGACCGATACAGCCGAGCTTGGTAGCCTTCTTCAGGATGGCGCGCTCTGCGGGACGGTGATCCAGCTTGACCCGATCAAGCTTGTGGGGTTCGTGCCAGAAACCGAAGTGGACCGCATCGCACCCGGTGCGCGCGCAGGTGCGACGACGGTATCGGGGCGACAGGTCGAGGGCCGTGTGACGTTCCTGTCGCGCTCCGCCGATCCTGAGACCCGCACGTTTCGTGTGGAAATCGAAGTCTCCAACGCCGATCTGAGCCTGCGCGACGGGCAAACCGCCGAAATCCTCATCTCCTCCGATGGCACGCCTGCGCATCTTTTGCCGCAATCGGCGCTGACGCTGAATGACGAGGGCACACTGGGCCTGAGGGTGCTGGCAGAGGGCGCGCGCGCAGAATTCATGCCAGTGCGCTTGCTGCGCGACACGGTGGATGGGGTCTGGCTTGCGGACCTGCCCGATACGCTTGATGTGATCATCATCGGGCAGGAATACGTGACCGACGGCGTGGCCATCGCCCCCAGCTTTGAGGGCATCGCGCAATGA
- a CDS encoding efflux RND transporter permease subunit, whose translation MTGIVDWAASRARMVVAFIILSILAGTIAYISLPKEGEPDIEIPALFVTVPFPGISAEDAEKLLVKVMETELADLDGLKEMGGTAAENFAGVALEFEFGWDKTQIMADVRDAMDKAEADFPDGAEKYTINEINFSEFPIIIVNLTGDVPERTMTRYAKQLQDRLEGLEPVLEAGIAGSRDEMVEVVIDPLRLEAYNVTAGELINVVQNNNLLIAAGEVRNSSGTFSVKIPSSFDETRDIYTLPIKTNGDRQVTLGDLAEINLTFEDRIGTARFNGENTVALQVVKRKGFNIIDMADLVRATVADEAARWPERLQASVEVGTSNDQSRIVGSMVSQLEGSVLTAIALVMIVVLATLGIRPALLVGFAIPTSFLLCFALLAVMGITISNIVMFGLILAVGMLVDGAIVVVEYADKRIDEGAGPMTAYVDAAKRMFWPVVSSTATTLCAFLPMLFWPGVPGQFMGMLPVTLIFVLSASLLVALVYLPVMGGVTGRLEQWFEKRIGQIAGGYWLWHVVLFPVALGVVMAAATFAPRLLETVMAVFGAMDMGAILGSVIPALITAFVLLLGVAILAGLGLAGVVAGLLGLMAIFRRLSNGASWARGRLRPRATPVVKGGYRRSAFGWVIHSIAGNPVMPLVACCAVFVIVGSTLVYYTQNNNGTEFFVESEPEQAIVYVRARGNLSIEQKDDLVAQVERVVLAQRGVQTAFAFAGDGGLNNNTGGVQPPLDTIGQVQFETTPWDDRPNVAEPWLFGLIERQVKDASVDGDTIIAELSAKLAGIPGIKTEILGQTGGPASAKPVHLRLKSDDWEALQEATRLARAKFDETEGLELIEDTLPLPGIDWQIDVDVQRAGRFGADVATVGAMVQLVTRGIFLDTMRVPSSDEEIDIRVRLPEQYRVLSTLDTLKVRTNDGLVPLSNFITRQPTPKLAQIDRVNQQRYFDVKAGVIDGLTATRTDPETGEVSTQPLTPNERIAYLTEWLDSGVLPAGVDTEWTGDAEDQEESGAFLQQAFIGALGLMFIILLAQFNSVYNAALVLVAVVLSTTGVLIGMLVMGQTFSIIMTGTGIVALAGIVVNNNIVLIDTYQEYSRYMPKTEAITRTAEARIRPVLLTTITTMAGLAPMMFGLSLDFVNGGYSFNSPTALWWKQLATAVVFGLGIATVLTLVFTPSMLALRVWATTYVAWLARALSALSMGRSSRAAQDWALARAARAARAPEILWETGAATVAVPQETHMEAEEDKLGFDDFARVLAERQTQAEDSAQAVQKDAGEDEGSDGKTKPDGPLRAAE comes from the coding sequence ATGACCGGGATCGTCGATTGGGCCGCCAGCCGGGCGCGCATGGTGGTGGCCTTCATCATCCTGTCGATCCTTGCGGGCACAATCGCCTATATCTCTCTGCCCAAAGAGGGCGAGCCGGACATCGAAATCCCAGCCCTCTTCGTCACCGTCCCCTTCCCCGGCATTTCCGCAGAAGATGCAGAGAAACTGCTGGTCAAGGTCATGGAGACCGAGCTTGCGGATCTGGACGGGCTGAAGGAAATGGGCGGCACGGCGGCCGAGAATTTCGCAGGCGTGGCGCTTGAGTTCGAGTTCGGCTGGGACAAGACCCAGATCATGGCCGATGTGCGCGATGCGATGGACAAGGCTGAGGCCGATTTTCCCGACGGGGCCGAGAAATACACGATCAACGAGATCAATTTCAGCGAATTCCCCATCATCATCGTCAACCTCACCGGCGATGTGCCCGAGCGCACGATGACGCGCTATGCCAAGCAGTTGCAGGACCGTCTTGAGGGGCTGGAGCCGGTGCTGGAGGCGGGTATCGCAGGCAGCCGCGATGAGATGGTCGAAGTGGTAATCGACCCGTTGCGACTGGAGGCCTACAACGTCACGGCGGGCGAGCTGATCAATGTGGTGCAAAACAACAACCTTCTGATCGCTGCCGGTGAAGTGCGCAATTCAAGCGGCACATTCTCGGTCAAGATTCCGTCCTCTTTTGATGAGACGCGCGATATCTACACCCTGCCGATCAAGACCAATGGCGACCGTCAGGTCACGTTGGGGGATCTGGCCGAGATCAACCTGACGTTTGAGGATCGCATCGGCACGGCGCGGTTTAATGGCGAAAACACCGTGGCGCTTCAGGTGGTCAAGCGCAAAGGCTTCAACATCATCGACATGGCCGATCTGGTGCGCGCCACCGTGGCCGATGAGGCCGCGCGCTGGCCCGAGCGGCTTCAGGCCTCGGTCGAGGTGGGCACGTCGAATGACCAATCCCGCATCGTGGGCTCCATGGTCAGCCAGCTTGAGGGCTCGGTCCTCACGGCGATTGCGCTGGTGATGATTGTGGTGCTGGCCACGCTGGGCATCCGCCCCGCCCTTCTGGTCGGGTTTGCTATCCCGACATCGTTTCTTTTGTGCTTTGCACTTCTGGCGGTGATGGGGATCACGATTTCCAACATCGTGATGTTTGGTCTTATTCTGGCCGTGGGGATGCTGGTGGACGGGGCCATCGTGGTGGTCGAATACGCAGACAAACGCATCGACGAGGGCGCGGGCCCGATGACCGCCTATGTGGACGCGGCCAAGCGGATGTTCTGGCCCGTGGTCAGCTCCACCGCCACCACGCTGTGCGCCTTCCTGCCCATGCTGTTCTGGCCGGGCGTGCCGGGGCAATTCATGGGGATGCTGCCTGTCACGCTGATTTTCGTGCTCTCGGCGTCGCTTCTTGTGGCGCTTGTCTACCTACCCGTGATGGGCGGCGTGACCGGGCGACTGGAGCAATGGTTCGAGAAACGCATCGGGCAGATCGCGGGCGGCTATTGGCTCTGGCATGTGGTGCTCTTCCCTGTGGCTCTCGGCGTGGTCATGGCCGCCGCGACCTTTGCGCCGCGCCTTTTGGAAACCGTCATGGCCGTCTTTGGCGCAATGGATATGGGGGCGATCCTCGGCTCGGTCATCCCGGCGCTTATCACGGCCTTCGTGCTACTTTTGGGTGTGGCCATCTTGGCGGGGCTTGGACTGGCGGGGGTGGTTGCGGGCCTTCTGGGCCTCATGGCCATCTTCCGGCGGCTCTCCAATGGCGCATCCTGGGCACGCGGCAGGTTGCGCCCCCGCGCGACGCCGGTGGTCAAGGGCGGCTATCGGCGCAGCGCCTTTGGCTGGGTGATCCATTCCATCGCAGGCAATCCGGTGATGCCGCTGGTGGCCTGCTGCGCCGTGTTCGTGATCGTCGGCAGCACGCTCGTTTACTACACGCAGAACAATAACGGCACCGAGTTTTTCGTGGAATCCGAGCCCGAGCAGGCCATCGTCTATGTCCGTGCACGCGGCAATCTCTCGATTGAGCAAAAGGACGATCTGGTCGCCCAAGTGGAGCGGGTCGTGCTGGCCCAGCGCGGGGTGCAGACGGCCTTTGCCTTTGCAGGCGATGGCGGGCTCAACAACAATACCGGCGGCGTGCAGCCCCCGCTCGACACGATCGGGCAGGTGCAGTTTGAAACCACCCCGTGGGACGACCGCCCGAATGTGGCCGAGCCTTGGCTCTTTGGCCTCATTGAGCGGCAGGTGAAGGACGCCTCTGTCGATGGCGACACTATTATTGCCGAATTGTCGGCCAAGCTCGCGGGTATTCCCGGCATCAAGACCGAGATCCTCGGGCAGACGGGCGGCCCCGCCTCAGCCAAGCCTGTGCATCTGCGCCTCAAGAGCGATGATTGGGAGGCGCTTCAGGAGGCCACACGGCTGGCGCGCGCCAAGTTTGACGAGACCGAAGGGCTGGAGCTGATTGAGGACACGCTGCCCCTGCCCGGCATTGATTGGCAGATCGACGTGGACGTGCAGCGCGCGGGCCGGTTCGGCGCGGATGTGGCCACCGTGGGCGCGATGGTGCAGCTGGTCACGCGTGGGATCTTCCTTGATACGATGCGCGTGCCCTCGTCGGATGAGGAGATCGACATCCGCGTGCGCCTGCCCGAGCAGTACCGCGTCCTCTCGACCCTCGACACCCTCAAGGTCCGCACCAATGACGGGCTGGTCCCGTTGAGCAATTTCATCACCCGGCAGCCCACGCCCAAGCTCGCCCAGATCGACCGGGTGAACCAACAACGCTATTTCGACGTCAAAGCAGGCGTCATCGACGGCCTCACCGCCACCCGCACCGATCCAGAGACGGGCGAGGTCAGCACTCAGCCCCTTACCCCGAATGAGCGGATCGCCTATCTCACAGAATGGCTCGACAGTGGCGTGTTGCCTGCGGGTGTCGATACTGAATGGACCGGCGATGCGGAGGATCAGGAGGAATCCGGCGCCTTCCTACAACAGGCCTTTATCGGCGCGCTCGGGCTGATGTTCATTATCCTTCTGGCGCAGTTCAACAGCGTCTATAACGCAGCGTTGGTGCTGGTCGCCGTGGTTCTCAGCACCACGGGCGTTCTCATCGGGATGCTTGTGATGGGGCAGACCTTCTCGATCATCATGACGGGCACGGGGATCGTGGCCTTGGCCGGGATTGTGGTAAACAACAACATCGTACTGATCGACACCTATCAGGAATATAGCCGCTACATGCCCAAAACCGAGGCGATCACCCGCACCGCCGAGGCGCGCATCCGCCCCGTTCTGTTGACCACGATCACGACGATGGCGGGCCTCGCGCCAATGATGTTCGGCCTCAGTTTGGATTTCGTGAATGGCGGCTACAGCTTCAACAGCCCCACAGCCCTTTGGTGGAAGCAACTGGCCACGGCGGTGGTCTTTGGCCTCGGGATCGCGACGGTGCTCACGCTGGTCTTCACCCCCTCGATGCTGGCGCTGCGGGTCTGGGCCACGACCTATGTGGCGTGGCTGGCCCGCGCGCTCTCGGCGCTCTCGATGGGCCGCTCCAGCCGGGCGGCGCAGGATTGGGCGCTCGCACGCGCCGCACGGGCAGCACGCGCACCGGAAATCCTGTGGGAAACCGGGGCGGCAACCGTTGCGGTTCCTCAAGAGACCCACATGGAGGCCGAGGAAGACAAGCTTGGCTTTGACGATTTCGCCCGCGTGCTCGCCGAGCGGCAAACACAGGCCGAAGACAGCGCGCAAGCGGTGCAAAAGGATGCAGGCGAAGACGAAGGTAGCGACGGCAAGACAAAGCCCGACGGGCCGTTGCGCGCGGCGGAGTAA